A single Nomascus leucogenys isolate Asia chromosome 14, Asia_NLE_v1, whole genome shotgun sequence DNA region contains:
- the ATOH8 gene encoding protein atonal homolog 8 isoform X2, with translation MKHIPVLEDGPWKTVCVKELNGLKKLKRKGKEPARRANGYKTFRLDLEAPEPRAVATNGLRDRTHRLQPVPVAVPVPVPVAPAVPPRGGTDTAGERGGSRAPEVSDARKRGFALGAVGPGLPTPPPPPPAPQSQAPGGPEAQPFREPGLRPRILLCAPPARPAPSAPPAQPAPPESTLRPAPPTRPGESSYSSISHVIYNNHPDSSASPRKRPGEATAASSEIKALQQTRRLLANARERTRVHTISAAFEALRKQVPCYSYGQKLSKLAILRIACNYILSLARLADLDYSADHSNLSFSECVQRCTRTLQAEGRAKKRKE, from the exons ATGAAGCACATCCCGGTCCTCGAGGACGGGCCGTGGAAGACCGTGTGCGTGAAGGAGCTGAACGGCCTCAAGAAGCTCAAGCGGAAAGGCAAGGAGCCGGCGCGGCGCGCGAACGGCTATAAAACTTTCCGACTGGACTTGGAAGCGCCCGAGCCCCGCGCCGTCGCCACCAACGGGCTGCGGGACAGGACCCATCGGCTGCAGCCGGTCCCGGTCGCGGTGCCGGTGCCAGTCCCAGTGGCGCCGGCCGTTCCCCCAAGAGGGGGCACGGACACAGCCGGGGAGCGCGGGGGCTCCCGGGCGCCCGAGGTCTCTGACGCGCGGAAACGAGGCTTCGCCCTCGGCGCAGTGGGGCCAGGACTCCccacgccgccgccgccgcctcctgcTCCCCAGAGCCAGGCACCTGGGGGCCCAGAGGCACAGCCTTTCCGGGAGCCGGGTCTGCGTCCTCGCATCTTGCTGTGCGCACCGCCCGCGCGCCCCGCGCCGTCAGCACCCCCAGCACAGCCAGCGCCTCCAGAGTCCACTTTGCGCCCTGCGCCCCCAACGCGCCCCGGGGAAAGTTCCTACTCGTCAATTTCACACGTAATTTACAATAACCACCCGGATTCCTCCGCGTCGCCTAGGAAACGACCGGGCGAAGCGACTGCCGCCTCCTCCGAGATCAAAGCCCTGCAGCAGACCCGGAGGCTCCTGGCGAACGCCAGGGAGCGGACGCGGGTGCACACCATCAGCGCAGCCTTCGAGGCGCTCAGGAAGCAG GTGCCGTGCTACTCGTATGGGCAGAAGCTGTCCAAACTGGCCATCCTGAGGATCGCCTGTAACTACATCCTGTCCCTGGCGCGGCTGGCTGACCTCGACTACAGTGCCGACCACAGCaacctcagcttctccgagtgtGTGCAGCGCTGCACCCGCACCCTGCAGGCCGAGGGACGTGCCAAGAAGCGCAAG
- the ATOH8 gene encoding protein atonal homolog 8 isoform X1 — MKHIPVLEDGPWKTVCVKELNGLKKLKRKGKEPARRANGYKTFRLDLEAPEPRAVATNGLRDRTHRLQPVPVAVPVPVPVAPAVPPRGGTDTAGERGGSRAPEVSDARKRGFALGAVGPGLPTPPPPPPAPQSQAPGGPEAQPFREPGLRPRILLCAPPARPAPSAPPAQPAPPESTLRPAPPTRPGESSYSSISHVIYNNHPDSSASPRKRPGEATAASSEIKALQQTRRLLANARERTRVHTISAAFEALRKQVPCYSYGQKLSKLAILRIACNYILSLARLADLDYSADHSNLSFSECVQRCTRTLQAEGRAKKRKSLIITQDTTARAAGLEAAGKTVQKVLCERGNSLMNNRTGRRKSWRLEFLFLRRRCFLLTFYLWFLFFSCFLLMLFLPLLTSVVTFLPPLRARRPPH; from the exons ATGAAGCACATCCCGGTCCTCGAGGACGGGCCGTGGAAGACCGTGTGCGTGAAGGAGCTGAACGGCCTCAAGAAGCTCAAGCGGAAAGGCAAGGAGCCGGCGCGGCGCGCGAACGGCTATAAAACTTTCCGACTGGACTTGGAAGCGCCCGAGCCCCGCGCCGTCGCCACCAACGGGCTGCGGGACAGGACCCATCGGCTGCAGCCGGTCCCGGTCGCGGTGCCGGTGCCAGTCCCAGTGGCGCCGGCCGTTCCCCCAAGAGGGGGCACGGACACAGCCGGGGAGCGCGGGGGCTCCCGGGCGCCCGAGGTCTCTGACGCGCGGAAACGAGGCTTCGCCCTCGGCGCAGTGGGGCCAGGACTCCccacgccgccgccgccgcctcctgcTCCCCAGAGCCAGGCACCTGGGGGCCCAGAGGCACAGCCTTTCCGGGAGCCGGGTCTGCGTCCTCGCATCTTGCTGTGCGCACCGCCCGCGCGCCCCGCGCCGTCAGCACCCCCAGCACAGCCAGCGCCTCCAGAGTCCACTTTGCGCCCTGCGCCCCCAACGCGCCCCGGGGAAAGTTCCTACTCGTCAATTTCACACGTAATTTACAATAACCACCCGGATTCCTCCGCGTCGCCTAGGAAACGACCGGGCGAAGCGACTGCCGCCTCCTCCGAGATCAAAGCCCTGCAGCAGACCCGGAGGCTCCTGGCGAACGCCAGGGAGCGGACGCGGGTGCACACCATCAGCGCAGCCTTCGAGGCGCTCAGGAAGCAG GTGCCGTGCTACTCGTATGGGCAGAAGCTGTCCAAACTGGCCATCCTGAGGATCGCCTGTAACTACATCCTGTCCCTGGCGCGGCTGGCTGACCTCGACTACAGTGCCGACCACAGCaacctcagcttctccgagtgtGTGCAGCGCTGCACCCGCACCCTGCAGGCCGAGGGACGTGCCAAGAAGCGCAAG AGCCTCATCATCACTCAGGATACAACAGCGCGAGCAGCTGGTTTGGAGGCAGCAGGGAAAACCGTGCAAAAGGTTCTTTGTGAGAGAGGAAACTCGCTTATGAATAACAGGACTGGACGCCGTAAAAGTTGGCGGCTGGAATTCTTGTTTCTCAGGCGCCGCTGTtttctcttgactttttatctctggtttttatttttttcctgttttcttttaatgttgtttcttcctcttctcacaTCAGTTGtgacttttcttcctcctctgcgAGCCCGAAGGCCACCTCATTAG